The segment ATCGGTCTTTTTAGAAAGCGCTTTATCCATCAGCAGGATTGAAGTCTTTACCCCTGAGTAGGGCTGAAATACTCCGGCAGGTAGTGAGACCACAGCATAAAGATATTTTTCCACCAGCATCTTACGAAGCTGCTTATAGGCATTGGCGCTCTGGAAGATGATTCCTTCGGGGACAATCACCGCAGCCCTTCCGTTGGGGGTGAGATGCTCGGCGATGTAGTCGACAAACAGCACCTCGCTTCGGTTGCTCTGCACGCTGAATCGTTTGTGTGGCTTTATACCTCCCTTCGGGGTCATAAAAGGCGGATTGGCAAGGATCACATCGGCATATTCGTTCCATCGATCTTCGCTTGTTAGGGTGTCGTATTCGAATATTTTGGGGTCTACAAAGCCGTGCAGATACATATTGACAAGCGAAATCCGCACCATATCGGGCGAAATATCATAGCCTTTGAAATTGGTAAGTAGCTTTTTACGTTCCTCAGGTGTAAGCAGATCACCTATCCCGTTACCATTGCTGGAGCGGTATTTCTCGGAAGTATTTTCACGCACTATATATTTATATGCCGAAATCAAGAATCCGGCAGTACCACAGGCAGGATCAAGAATAAGATCGTTTTTCTTAGGGCCAACTAATTCCACCATAAAATCGATTATATGGCGCGGAGTGCGAAATTGCCCTGCATCGCCCTGACTGCCCAGTACCAAAAGGAGATATTCAAAGGCATCGCCGAGACGCTCGGAATGGTCGTAGGTAAATTCGTTTATGGTTTTAAGAAAGAGTTTGAGCGTTTCGGGGTCGCGATAAGGCAGGTAGGCATTTTTGAAGATATTGCGGAAAAGCTCGGGTAGGTTTGGGTTCTGGCTCATCCGTGTGATGGCTTCTGCATAGAGATTGAGCATTTCATGGCCGCCTAAATATGGGTTAAATATACTGCTCCAGCTGTATTTTTCATATTCACCTATGAAAAAGCCTCTTTTACCTCCCATCTCAACAGATTCTCTGTCCATATCGTCCATAAATTTGTAGATGAGGGCAATGGTAATCTGCTCCACCTGACTCTTTGGGTCAGGCACTTTTCCTACAAGGATATCCCGAGCGGTGTCGATTCTTCTTTTAGTTTCCGCATCCAGCATAGCAACTCCTTTTCCTATAAACTATCATTCAGCAACAAAAACATGTCGAAAATTTTTGTTTCTTTCGACATATATATTATTCTTTCATGCCACAAACTTATTTAAAGGCACATTATCCTTTATATATTCTGGTATTGCCTTTCTAAGCTCAGCAGGTAATTTTTTAAAGGCTTCACCGTAAGGCGAAATATTAAGTCTTGCAAAATTACCACTATCTATAATTTGTCTGAATTCAAAGTCAAGTATATATGCCTTAAACACTGTTTTTGCATATTCAAAATATTCTTCTTTTGGCAGGTATCGACTGTCAAATTTATCAAACTCCTCTTCAAGCAGTTCATCTTTGGTTTTGAAGTATGGGATAACCCCAAATATTTTTTCAATAATTTCCCGCAGGGTAATACGACGGTCGATATGGATTGATTGTCTTAACTTTTCAAGAGTAAAATATTCTTCTGGTTTATTAAAAACATTTTTTTCAATATAGTCAATCAGTTCATCCCATTTTCCTTCATCAGCTTTTTGTCTTATCACAGGGTGTTCTACAATGGTTTTTTCAAATTTTTCAAAATACATCCGATCGACTTTCATTCCTTCAGTTCCAATTATCGTCTGTTCAAGGGCAATTACCTGATCTACCTGGTCACTATGGTACTCATATGGAGCATCACTCACAATAGAAGTTAAATCGTTATCTTCAGAGCCTTCGTTAGCTCCTGCAGGAAGTTTCAACACTTCGTCGTAGTTGAATTTTTCTTCAAAATACTCACAGTTGGCAAAGAAATCAAAAAGTTTAAAATGTTCTTTTTGAATATCGCCTATCTGGTTTTTTCTTTGTAAATCGGTAAGATCGTTAGCAAAATTATATTTTCTGGTTCCCCTTCCTTTAATCTGAACAAATTCGGTGGGTGAAAAAATTGGTCTCATCAAGCAGAGGTTTAAAATATCAGGGCAATCGTATCCTGTGGTCATCATAGCCACCGTTACACATACACGGGTCTTGCTTGTTTTGTATGACGGGTCAAAATTACCGGAGCCTGAAAGGTTGTTGTTAGCAAAATTAATAGTAAATTGCTGCGCATCTGAAATACTTGATGTAACCTGAATAGCAAAATCAGAATTATATTTACCCGGAAAGATCTGGTGAGCCATTTCATTAAGAATCTGGGTAATTTTTGCAGCATGATTCTGCGATACACAAAACACAATTGTTTTCCCTATTTCATTGGTTATAGGATCCCTGATGGCATTTTCCATAAAGGCTTTGCAGAATGCTTTATTCGTGTTTTCTGAGAAAAACCTTTTTTCAAAGTCTTTGTGGTCAAATATTTCTTCCACATCTTTTCCATCCTCATCCTGAATAGTAACCGCATAACCTTCATCAGCAAGCAACTGGGTGGTTATTTCGGTTCGTGCATCCACCACTATAGGATTTACCAAAAAACCATCTCTAACGCCATCGATAAGGGAGTATCTAAAAGTTGGCTCACCATCTGCACAACCAAAAGTTTTATAGGTATCCAAAAGCAATCTTCTTTCGAGTTGACGGGGATCATTTTCACCAAGTTTTGTGATATCTATATTTTTTAGATAATTTTTTGGTGTGGCAGTAAGCCCAAGCTTATAACCAATAAAATACTCAAATACTGCACGGCTATTTCCCCCTATACTTCTGTGCGCCTCATCCGAAATTACCAGGTCAAAATCATCAGGTGAAAAAAGCCGTTTATATCGGTTTTTGGAAAGAAAAGTCTGAATTGTTGAAACCACAATTTCTGCTTTGTGCCAATCATCCCGATTTTCCTTATAAATGACTGTTTTGTAATCATTTTTTAAATATTCCCTGAAAGCCTTGTATGCCTGATTTTCAAGCTCAAGTCGATCTACCAAAAACAGTACACGACGAGAGTTGCCAGTACGCAGAAACAACTTAATAATTGCGGCGGAGACAAGTGTTTTTCCTGTGCCGGTTGCCATTTCAAAAAGAAAGCGGTCTTTACCTTCTCCCACAGCATTTTGAATAGACTTAACCGCAAGTAATTGATATTTTCTCAAGAATCGTAGTTTATTTTTAATAATAAATTCTTGTCTGGTTGCTTCGTTCTTATAAGATGGGTCATCTTTATAGTCGGGCTTCTGTGTAAGTACAATATAGTCTTCCTCGACGATTTCTTCTATTAGACGATTTTTATCAGGCTTAAAATTTGCATACCCCTGTATGGCGTCAGGCGATGGAAATTTACTAATTAATAGGGGATTACCTCTCTCTAAATCCCAGAAATAATGAATATTTCCATTGGAAAGAATAACAAACCTGCACCCTTGTGATTGAGCATATTTTCTTGCCTGCTCTTTGCCAAACAGAGGATTTTTATTTTCGGCTTTGGCTTCCAGCACAACAATAGGAAATCCTTTATCATCAAGCAGCAAAAAATCAATAAAGCCATTTTTAGTGTGTTCAAAATCCTCCCCAAACTCATCAAGCTTTTTTTCTGTAATCTTTATATTATTTTCTAAAAGTATATTCGCTTTGCCTTCCTCTGTATCAAAAAAACGCCAGCCAGCTTCTTCCAGAAGTTTATTGATTTTTATCCTTGCTTTTGCTTCTTTACTTGACATCTTTTTACCCTTTTGAGGCAATCCCCCTAATTTTTATGTTCAAGGTTCAATGTTCAACGTTCAATGTTCTATGTTTTAACGTTAACACGTTTTAACATTCTAACGTTTCAACGTTCCAACGTTCTAACGTTCCAACTTCTCCCACTCAAAATTTACTATATTCTTCTCACTCGAGCTAAATTCTATACCCACAAGGTAAATATCTTTACCCCTATCCAGATACTTCTGGGCGTAGTTTTTATGCTTTATCTGGGATAAGGCTTCACCTTTTACACCATCCACCTTAAATTCCATAATGTATACCTTATCTGACACAAATACAGTTAAATCAATCCTACCCTTATTTGTCACATCCTCTCCTATCAAATCCACACCAAGAGACGCAAGGTAAGAATATACAACACTGGCGTAAAAACCTTCGTATAGCTTTAGTTCGTTGTTTGTATAATTATTGTATGGTATTGAAGCAAATAAAGCAATTAGCGTATCCTTTAATTCTTCAGGCTTACCGTAATAAAGCGATTTAATCAGTGGATCTTTTATCCTTGTGTCGGTTTTGAAAAGATAATTGATTATGTAATCATTTAAAGATATCTGTACCTCAATATTAGGTATTTTAAGCTTATACTCTATCGATTGAAGAAGTTCATTTTGGATCATCTTTTCAATAGTTAAATACCCAGATTGATACAAAAGTACTTCTATATCTATCTCTTCTACGTCAAAACTGGAAAGTATTTTATCATCTACAATAAAATTTGTAAGCTTTGGCAAAAAATATCTCCTCTCTTTTATAAGCTTTATTAGAAAAGATGGTGTGCCCGTTTCAAACCAGTAGTTGTCAAAGACAAACCCATTACTGATAAATTGTAAAATGTCAAAGGGATTATAAAGATTATCTTTTAAAAAGTTATATCCATTGTACCATCTCTTTACCCTTTCCATATCCAGATCGACAAAATAGTCTTTAAAGCTTGTCTCAATGTCCCTCTGGGTATAACCACAGATATTGCCGTACCTTGGATTAAGCGATATATCCGTAAGCATATTTAAGCCACTGAATATCGATGCCTTTGAGAATTTACTTACACCTGTTAGAAAAGCAAAGCGGATATAAGCATCATTATCTTTTATAATTGAATATAGACCTCTTAAAAATTCCCTGTTTATTTTTGCCTGCTCAGCATTCTCAATTACATCAAGGATTGGCTTATCGTATTCGTCTATTAAAATGACAACCTTTTTACCATACTTTTTATAAGCCTTATGTATTAGATCCCTGAAACAGCTACCAGGATCTGTTGTATTGTCACAGCTTATTCCTAAATTTTCCTGGTTTAACTTAAATATATAAAGAGCAACCTGTTTTACGTTTTCAAGCGTCTGCAAATCACCAGCCCAGCTTATCTTGATAACTGGGTATTTTTCATCCCAATTCCATTTATCATAGATATATAAACCTTCGAAAAGCTTCTTATTCCCCTCAAACAACTCTTTTAATGTATCAAGAAATAATGACTTACCAAATCTGCGGGGGCGGGAGAGGAATACGTATTTATATTCCTGGGTTAGTTTATAAGCATCTTCAGTCTTATCGATATAAATATAGTTATCTTCGATTATTTCCCTTAGAGTCTGTATCCCTATCGGCAGTTTTTTCATTATTTGCTCCGGATTAATGTACTTGTTGTAAATAATTATAATCTAATATAATAAATTGTCAAATATAAGTTCAACTGCCATCAGCCCATTATCAAAAACATAAGTTTTTAATAACTTATGTTTTAAATTCCTACATAAAATGATAAAAATAGGATTCTTTGAAAATTTCATTCCCCGAAATACCATGATTTTCTTATAATATGATGGTGTCAGGGTAATTCTGCCTTTGACATCACTTAAAAATTGGAGTAGAATTAAAGTATGATTTCTTTTCAAAAAGCTTTAGGAAATGTAAAAAGGATTAGGTACATTACCAAAACTTTTCTGAAGTATGGTTTTGGACCGCTTATTTATGAGCTAAACCTGGCACCATTGCTTACTGCAATCATGCGCTTTATCACTCCAAAACAGAATAAAGAAATAAGTACTCTCCCCCCTGCCGTTAGGTTCAGAAAACTGTTAGAAGATTTAGGTACCACTTTTATAAAGGTGGGACAATTTTTGGCATCACGCCCTGATATTCTAAATGATGAATTTATTACCGAATTGAAAAAATTGCAGGACAACGTTCCGTATCTAGCATTTGATCAGATAAAACCAATAATAGAAAATTCGATAAAAAAACCTATAGAAACTGTTTTCTTAAAAATAGACCCAACTCCCATCGCATCAGCTTCTATTGCCCAAGTGCACAGGGCTGTCCTGATAGATGGGCGGGAAGTGGCCGTCAAAATAAAAAGACCAAATATCAAAGAGATCATAATTCAAGACATCACAATAATGCATTTTTTCGCTAATATCGCAGAAAAATATATACAGGAAGCCAGACAGATCCAGCTTAAAAAGATAGTGGATGAACTTTCGGAGCAGATAACAAAAGAGCTAAATTTCGAACTTGAGATATTTTATATAAAAAAATTTAAAGATTTTTTTAAAGATAATGGACTTTTATTATTTCCTGAGGTGATTGAAGAGTATTCAAGCAATGAAATAATCGTAATGAATATGATCAACGGGACAAGAATAGACAACATCGAGGTTTTAAGGCAAAAAAATTTAAATTTAAAAGAGATTGCAAAAAATGGTGTAAATTTTTACATGAAACAGGTATTCGAATTTGGTTTTTTCCATGCAGATCCTCACCCTGGAAATCTTTTAATTACCGATGATGGTAAAATCGCAGTGTTGGATTTTGGAATTATAGGTAAGGTGGACTCAATGCTGCTGGAGCATTTAAGTAGCATATTCGTATGTTTAATAAAATTAGATATAGATGGGCTTGTATCTGAATTGATAGAATTTAAAATCATAAGCGAAGATTCTGACATACGAAAAATTAAGCTGGATCTGATGGATGTAATAATGCCGGTGTATGGTAAGAATATTGGCGATATAGATTCTGTAAAGATGTTTCATGATATTATAAAAATAGGCAGAAAATACAGATTCAATTTTCCGGTGGATTATCTATACATTATAAAGACGTTTGCATTTCTCGAGTCGATTGGAAAATCTCTCGACCCAGAATTCAACGTATTAAATTTTGCCAAACCTTATGCAAAAAAGATTATAAAAAATAGATATTCCTATAGAGCAATATTAAAGAAAAAAATAAAAAATCTCGGTGAATATAATAGCATTATAGAATCTTTTCCAGGTGATTACAGAAGAATTGTAAATAAAATCATACAGGATAAGATAACTTTTAATTTTGTGCATAGAGGTCTGGAACAATTTTCATCCCAGATGGACAAATCTACAAACAGGCTTTCCTTTAGTATCGTAATTGCGGGGGTATTGTTAGGTTCATCCATAATGGTGCACTCAAATATAGGCCCCAAGCTTTTCGGAATCCCCTTTTTAGGGC is part of the Calditerrivibrio nitroreducens DSM 19672 genome and harbors:
- a CDS encoding ABC1 kinase family protein, yielding MISFQKALGNVKRIRYITKTFLKYGFGPLIYELNLAPLLTAIMRFITPKQNKEISTLPPAVRFRKLLEDLGTTFIKVGQFLASRPDILNDEFITELKKLQDNVPYLAFDQIKPIIENSIKKPIETVFLKIDPTPIASASIAQVHRAVLIDGREVAVKIKRPNIKEIIIQDITIMHFFANIAEKYIQEARQIQLKKIVDELSEQITKELNFELEIFYIKKFKDFFKDNGLLLFPEVIEEYSSNEIIVMNMINGTRIDNIEVLRQKNLNLKEIAKNGVNFYMKQVFEFGFFHADPHPGNLLITDDGKIAVLDFGIIGKVDSMLLEHLSSIFVCLIKLDIDGLVSELIEFKIISEDSDIRKIKLDLMDVIMPVYGKNIGDIDSVKMFHDIIKIGRKYRFNFPVDYLYIIKTFAFLESIGKSLDPEFNVLNFAKPYAKKIIKNRYSYRAILKKKIKNLGEYNSIIESFPGDYRRIVNKIIQDKITFNFVHRGLEQFSSQMDKSTNRLSFSIVIAGVLLGSSIMVHSNIGPKLFGIPFLGLIGFVISILFAIGLLIGIIRSGKLW
- a CDS encoding ATP-binding protein, which translates into the protein MKKLPIGIQTLREIIEDNYIYIDKTEDAYKLTQEYKYVFLSRPRRFGKSLFLDTLKELFEGNKKLFEGLYIYDKWNWDEKYPVIKISWAGDLQTLENVKQVALYIFKLNQENLGISCDNTTDPGSCFRDLIHKAYKKYGKKVVILIDEYDKPILDVIENAEQAKINREFLRGLYSIIKDNDAYIRFAFLTGVSKFSKASIFSGLNMLTDISLNPRYGNICGYTQRDIETSFKDYFVDLDMERVKRWYNGYNFLKDNLYNPFDILQFISNGFVFDNYWFETGTPSFLIKLIKERRYFLPKLTNFIVDDKILSSFDVEEIDIEVLLYQSGYLTIEKMIQNELLQSIEYKLKIPNIEVQISLNDYIINYLFKTDTRIKDPLIKSLYYGKPEELKDTLIALFASIPYNNYTNNELKLYEGFYASVVYSYLASLGVDLIGEDVTNKGRIDLTVFVSDKVYIMEFKVDGVKGEALSQIKHKNYAQKYLDRGKDIYLVGIEFSSSEKNIVNFEWEKLER
- a CDS encoding DEAD/DEAH box helicase family protein; amino-acid sequence: MSSKEAKARIKINKLLEEAGWRFFDTEEGKANILLENNIKITEKKLDEFGEDFEHTKNGFIDFLLLDDKGFPIVVLEAKAENKNPLFGKEQARKYAQSQGCRFVILSNGNIHYFWDLERGNPLLISKFPSPDAIQGYANFKPDKNRLIEEIVEEDYIVLTQKPDYKDDPSYKNEATRQEFIIKNKLRFLRKYQLLAVKSIQNAVGEGKDRFLFEMATGTGKTLVSAAIIKLFLRTGNSRRVLFLVDRLELENQAYKAFREYLKNDYKTVIYKENRDDWHKAEIVVSTIQTFLSKNRYKRLFSPDDFDLVISDEAHRSIGGNSRAVFEYFIGYKLGLTATPKNYLKNIDITKLGENDPRQLERRLLLDTYKTFGCADGEPTFRYSLIDGVRDGFLVNPIVVDARTEITTQLLADEGYAVTIQDEDGKDVEEIFDHKDFEKRFFSENTNKAFCKAFMENAIRDPITNEIGKTIVFCVSQNHAAKITQILNEMAHQIFPGKYNSDFAIQVTSSISDAQQFTINFANNNLSGSGNFDPSYKTSKTRVCVTVAMMTTGYDCPDILNLCLMRPIFSPTEFVQIKGRGTRKYNFANDLTDLQRKNQIGDIQKEHFKLFDFFANCEYFEEKFNYDEVLKLPAGANEGSEDNDLTSIVSDAPYEYHSDQVDQVIALEQTIIGTEGMKVDRMYFEKFEKTIVEHPVIRQKADEGKWDELIDYIEKNVFNKPEEYFTLEKLRQSIHIDRRITLREIIEKIFGVIPYFKTKDELLEEEFDKFDSRYLPKEEYFEYAKTVFKAYILDFEFRQIIDSGNFARLNISPYGEAFKKLPAELRKAIPEYIKDNVPLNKFVA